One [Clostridium] saccharolyticum WM1 DNA segment encodes these proteins:
- a CDS encoding DUF6550 family protein, giving the protein MKKKTKIILTASMLTIFSLTVTAYHWQPPIPPNQPDSRPVSALTESIRDNTPPAENKAVVADESPIISTQNTSHDSTLTETNFEPPTTADSKGILTESSPQRDNPTPTHAPSKNTITTKTCEPQMGDTRIVNGQKQSYFLGFGWVDDMGENEVIYCEGMYENGNKIGSMGGGTFVDGDGDINKMIGIMD; this is encoded by the coding sequence ATGAAGAAGAAAACTAAAATCATACTTACAGCATCCATGCTCACGATTTTTTCTCTGACGGTAACAGCCTATCACTGGCAACCACCAATACCACCAAATCAGCCCGACAGTCGCCCAGTATCGGCACTTACAGAGAGCATTAGGGATAACACCCCACCCGCAGAAAATAAAGCCGTTGTTGCGGACGAAAGCCCAATAATCAGCACCCAAAACACATCACATGACAGCACCCTTACAGAAACCAATTTTGAGCCACCAACTACAGCTGACAGCAAGGGAATTTTGACGGAGAGCAGTCCCCAAAGGGATAACCCTACCCCCACACATGCACCATCAAAAAACACCATCACAACCAAGACCTGTGAGCCCCAGATGGGAGATACCCGTATCGTAAATGGTCAAAAGCAAAGCTACTTCTTAGGCTTCGGCTGGGTAGACGATATGGGCGAGAATGAGGTTATCTACTGCGAGGGAATGTACGAGAACGGCAACAAAATTGGCAGCATGGGCGGTGGCACCTTTGTAGACGGCGATGGGGACATCAATAAAATGATCGGTATCATGGATTAA
- a CDS encoding DUF6809 family protein, protein MPKRFDDLYHSFCNKQDFTNRMLSVEESNKDLISKLAEADGKAVLRIIDALEMICNYQSKASFIQGFKLGFELTTELQNYSSHSAEIDSQNCGNSFMPQEVQKNEEEN, encoded by the coding sequence ATGCCAAAACGATTTGATGACCTATACCACAGTTTCTGTAACAAGCAAGACTTTACAAATCGTATGCTTTCCGTTGAAGAAAGCAATAAGGATTTGATCAGCAAACTTGCAGAAGCAGACGGAAAAGCTGTACTACGAATCATTGATGCATTAGAAATGATTTGCAATTACCAAAGCAAGGCGAGTTTTATTCAAGGTTTCAAATTAGGCTTTGAACTGACAACTGAATTACAAAACTACAGTTCCCACAGTGCTGAGATAGACTCTCAAAACTGTGGGAATTCTTTTATGCCGCAGGAGGTGCAGAAAAATGAAGAAGAAAACTAA